DNA from Ziziphus jujuba cultivar Dongzao chromosome 2, ASM3175591v1:
CTTGTTAGAGAAAACATAATGGCTAAGCTCAGTCAACAACATATGATTCCCAAAAATGTTCTCTCTTATCATGAAAAAGACACATACCGGTAAGATCACAGTCTCAGTCTATAGCAACCAAAactttctcaaattttccaatatcTTTGtatttcaggaaaaaaaaaaaaaaaagatattaaaagaaATACTTTGTATCTTTCTGATATGATTTATTCTGATGATCTTATTTTAGGATATTTGTTGGTTCATGGAATGTTGGGGGTGTTTCACCACCTGACAATTTGGATATCCAAGATTGGCTTATTAGCTCACAAAGTAATAATAACCCTGCATCTGATATCTTCGTTTTTGGGTaatattttcatgatttttccCCCCTTAGTCTTAATATATCCCATTTGCACATAATACCAATTATGAAATCTTTATTACGATTTTTTCAGGCTCCAAGAAATAGTACCACTGAATGCTGGAAATGTTCTTGGATACGAAAACGGCAAGATTTCTCAGAAATGGAATTCATTATTCAGAGCAGCTCTTAACAAGAAATTAGCAGAAGATAAAGTGGTGGGAGTAGGAGATCTTAAGAAAGTTTACCCTCTAAAGGATATTGATCATAATCAAGTAGAAGAATTCCAATGCATCATTCATAAGCAAATGGTTGGAGTTTACATCTCTGTCTGGGTTAGGAGTCATCTCCTACCTTACATAAACCATCCAAGTGTCTCTTGTGTTGCCTGTGGTCTTTTGGGCTGCCTAGGGaacaaggtatatatatataagttattgtggtattaattaaaatatttgaacttaTGTATATGTGAAACTATTATTTTGCTgttattaattttctgtattttcattttttgtttttgtttttgtttttttgtttttttttgttttttcataattaatataaacacAGGGTTCAGTTTCAGTAAGATTTATGTTGCATGAAACAAGCTTCTGCTTTGTTTGTAGTCATCTAGCATCCGGTGGAAAAGAAGGCGATGCAAAGCAGAGAAACGCTAATGCAGCTGAAATTTTATCTCGATCAAGCTTTCCTCGCGGTCCTCTGCATAATTTGCCACGCCAAATCCTTGATCacaagtacatatatatatatatatatagaacattccaatttgaaatcattattatatatatgaatacgGTACTATTAAAgaatattatatgatatatataattttcttaaatatatgCAGCAATGTGATATGGCTCGGAGATTTGAACTACAGAATTCACTTGCCTGATTACATTACTTGGTCTCTAGTAGAGAAGAAAGAGTGGAGTGTTCTGTTGGAAAATGATGAGgtacttaaaattttataatttttactcttttttttttataattaaaaatcagataattttatttaattaagagtatacatatatatatttggtatataAGTAATTGAAATTACATTAGctattgaaattaataaagctAAAGATGGAGCTGATGAAGGGACATGTATTCCAAGGTTGGAATGAAGAAGAAATTAACTTCCCACCTACTTACAAATACAATCCAAATTCTGAAGTTTATTTTGGTTGTGATCAcaagagaaaaccccaaaagaTACGTGCTCCTGCATGGTAAGCatgatatatatacacacgcaaTATAACCTATAGGttgtatatataatcaaatattattttacaaaattaattaaggaaTAGTAATGGTTAATTTCTTTGTAGGTGTGATCGAATAATATGGTGTGGGAAGGGATTGAAACAAGACCAATACAACAGAGGTGAATCAAGATTGTCTGATCATCGACCTGTTCGAGCAATTTTTGCAGCCGAAGTTGATGTCTGCAAAGGATTTGAAAGCTTTCAATCTTTTTGATATCAATGAGTTTAATGTTAATTAATCAGAATTTTGGATTCTAATAGGTTCAATTTTCTGGTAAATCTTTGCTTGGGAATCTGATTTTTAGACTTGTGTGAGTTATTTTgtacaggaaaaaaaataaaaaaataaaaaaaaaacaaaaaaaaaaaaaacagagaataagaaaatataCATGTCATACCAGGTAGGTAGGCTTCACTATGTAAGCTCTAATTAGAATATTGCTAAAGTTCAATAAggaaaagatataaaatttcaaagaaatcaaTTTGTGGAGGTTATGTATGCATGATTGTAAATTCAAATAGTTTTTAGTGAAATTTACAACATATACCCCTTTCTTCTTTTACTCAAGTTCCTcttaaactttattattattattattattattatttattttatctaattttccTCATAAACTTTGGCAAAGTCTAATTTTCCTCAAACTTTATTTatgattgtattttttttgttagattCTTAAAAAATTGATTGGTTAGTATTCAAATTAATTGGttatataactaaaatttaTCTAAATCAAACTTTTCTTGATTggatttgataaaattgaaatataatataaattataactttttgttttttggttttttagtaatgtcgttaaaaaaaaaaaagttttggttTAAACACATTTTACTCATATGAGGACATAAATTTAATATGCTTGCCtcaatttcatcaaaatctatcaaaaaaatatatatatatcatagatGAGTAAATTGGAAGTgatacctatatatatagattaaaatatccatcaaatttatttagtaaataatatgtgtcaatatattattaattgatatatttatataatctaaatataaataaataaataaaataaaaaattaaatattatcacattatttgatatattatttaataaaaaaatttagtaagTATATCTGTAATTGTAGTATTAAAATAACAATGCTAAAATTTAGAGGAAGActcttcaaaaataattaatttaagggGCAAATTGAAATTGGAAAAAGATTCAAGGGTACTTTATAATTTTCCCTagttttttatgtgatttattaaatttaaaaatcttaaaCTAAATTTGTTTCCTTAAAATTGTATATTCCATAACATAGTTATGTAATTTGTAATTATCTAAGTTAATTATCTAATCTTTATTTGCGATTATCTAATTCATTCAAGCGtctataaatagaaattttctCTACATTATATAACACATTCAACAATATAACTGTTCTCCTTTAtcttttataaaaaagtaaaaaaaaaaataaaataatgtaaaaaattgaatataaaaaaaaatgcttaataGATAATTTAAAATGTTGAAAACATTATACAGTGTATACAAGTCATATTaagattcaaaattataaataaattctatactTTGCCAccctataaataaattatatacttGGAAAAGCCCTTTGCAAGATAAGATTGTGTagcaacaaatattaaaaaaatttgttttaggaTTTGACATTGTATGTTCAAACAAATATTAtcaacaaatttgaaatttgtcaGAGGAAGATTCCATAGTCAACAAAATATTAGGAGGATTATTCTCAGAATTGTCGTTAGAATAGCCAACACACATCAAATACCGAATTGACATTACGATAGCcaacaaataacaaataacatAGAGGGGTGCTAGCTGCACTCAGAAAATCCACTCTCTTGTGCACTCTCCGTTATATATGTGAATTACACGTGTTATTtaactttttcaaaaatcagGTGCTCATTACACAAATAAATATccattacttttatttttatttactaaattgccatttttgttgatttttgcaCTAAAAGTAATTTCCACGCACgtgtttattgatttttattgcTTCTTTcgtgttattctttttttccataGTTCTTAATCTGTGTaatatttaagatttaaaatatctgatatttttttaatatttttattttttaaaaaggttaaaataaaatttagattcgaAATAGAAATGGATAAAACtttcataatatttatcaaaatttttatagaaattttggtaaaatattcTCATCAAATCTTTAAcgatttagttaaaaaatttataatttctattgaaattttcaaaatatccatgaaattttttaattttttttaaaaattcataaatattattgatatttagtaaaaaaaaatttattaaattaacttcattaataatttttttaccttttaattgctttttagaaATTTAGTGGTATAAGcaaaactaaacttttattattataacatgAAACTCAAGTTGAGAGATATGGaagctgaaaaagaaaatcatcacGACTTAgatccaataataatatttgaaactataatagaagatgatgatgaagagggcaaTCAAATGTATCATGGATTAGAGATgttcatttagatgatcatgaaggAAATTATGATCCAAAGATTGCTCAACAAgctgaaaaataaagaataaatgtttaaaaagtgATTGCTAaagaagtaaattctagtagtagtgattcatttcaaaggcttatAAGAGAGCCAACTAGAACTACTAGTCCTTCAACTCCATCAGGTGGTACACATTTACGATTTGAGACTTTTAGTAGTCACTCCAGCTTCagtggtgatgaagataactttaataaattatctgaattagaagtTAAAAAAGGTAGTGGCCAAAGGAAATTACCAAGTCTAGAAGTTAGATTAAGTTCATTTATTtatgaacaatattacacacatgcaatgcaagatgaagatcatgagaGTAGAGATGCAGGTTAAGGGATTCGGTGCCTTTGAAAAAGACTATATACGTAAAGAGAAATCGATAATTGAGATGTCACACCAAGAAGAATAttcaatttctatgaattttggatctacgagtgttggaagtcattttcataacccttattcaatggatatttatgaaatatcatcaagtagcaactcatgggtaCCATATCAAACTTAACCATCAGAGAATaatagttatgcacatagtcaactaATAATGCAAGATCTATATGGTcggtatattaataattatatgcaaaattatcagaaaaatacattttttcataactactttttacatttcacatctcaaaatcaaaatgagtaAAAAATCGATGATTTTCAATCACCCAGaaattttatgtgatattaagatgacatttatgaattacaacgtaattgtaataatcgttttatatattttaattaataaataattttatcatgtatgtattttttgatatatttttatcaataataattcatctgtggccattaatgtttattataaatcaattcagtaagaaaaatataacattcattcaatattttagcaaattttataatcaatttgataaatgatgaattaaataagataattctaaagtttcaataaaaattttcattttttaaaacaaatttccattattttttataatttttttatcgatatttgatattttcatgtaaatttttgtattttaaactctcgatattttcatcgatatcgattttttgaaccttggtGATATTTaccatcaattattttttttcccattaagttatttatttatttatttgctaaacGAACATTTGCATAATATACCATACACaacttaatatatttattaatatttgtttatttaactctaattaaaaatatattgaaaaaaaacaaacttttaacGATCAATTAAACAGGGTACAATTAAATAAGCACAAAATAGCTATATTACATTTAAGTTGctggaattaagaatatatgcGATAGCATAAGCTGAAATTGATCAAGGGTagtagccctttttttttttttctttttttttttaacaactcAAGCTCTAAACTATTtttgtctctctttttttttttgggggggggggggggggcaagcAATCTCTTCATTACATCAAAAGGTAAGGAGAAAATCATCGGTGCTCCATCTAATTAAAACGAAACTCAACAGTATGTAATTACTAAATTCCATTTGTTCCAAAACTTCCGTTTCAACCATGTAAAtgatatattgaatatttatgttattttaacaAGACTAGTGTTTTGAGTAGGAATTTCTAAGGAAAACTCACTAAtcaagttaaaaagaaaaataacatctAATATTATGGTAGACCAGTAGTGAAACTATAATAAAGAAAGTGAAATCGAATAAtaactcaaaataaaaaaattgctatcTGAATATCCACTTAAGTGTCTTTGTTCAATacacaaataaaaccctaagCCTATGAAAGGAGAATAGACCTATT
Protein-coding regions in this window:
- the LOC107419480 gene encoding type IV inositol polyphosphate 5-phosphatase 9 isoform X1, with translation MAKLSQQHMIPKNVLSYHEKDTYRIFVGSWNVGGVSPPDNLDIQDWLISSQSNNNPASDIFVFGLQEIVPLNAGNVLGYENGKISQKWNSLFRAALNKKLAEDKVVGVGDLKKVYPLKDIDHNQVEEFQCIIHKQMVGVYISVWVRSHLLPYINHPSVSCVACGLLGCLGNKGSVSVRFMLHETSFCFVCSHLASGGKEGDAKQRNANAAEILSRSSFPRGPLHNLPRQILDHNNVIWLGDLNYRIHLPDYITWSLVEKKEWSVLLENDELLKLIKLKMELMKGHVFQGWNEEEINFPPTYKYNPNSEVYFGCDHKRKPQKIRAPAWCDRIIWCGKGLKQDQYNRGESRLSDHRPVRAIFAAEVDVCKGFESFQSF
- the LOC107419480 gene encoding type IV inositol polyphosphate 5-phosphatase 9 isoform X3, whose product is MAKLSQQHMIPKNVLSYHEKDTYRIFVGSWNVGGVSPPDNLDIQDWLISSQSNNNPASDIFVFGLQEIVPLNAGNVLGYENGKISQKWNSLFRAALNKKLAEDKVVGVGDLKKVYPLKDIDHNQVEEFQCIIHKQMVGVYISVWVRSHLLPYINHPSVSCVACGLLGCLGNKGSVSVRFMLHETSFCFVCSHLASGGKEGDAKQRNANAAEILSRSSFPRGPLHNLPRQILDHNNVIWLGDLNYRIHLPDYITWSLVEKKEWSVLLENDEVGMKKKLTSHLLTNTIQILKFILVVITRENPKRYVLLHGVIE
- the LOC107419480 gene encoding type IV inositol polyphosphate 5-phosphatase 9 isoform X2 — translated: MAKLSQQHMIPKNVLSYHEKDTYRIFVGSWNVGGVSPPDNLDIQDWLISSQSNNNPASDIFVFGLQEIVPLNAGNVLGYENGKISQKWNSLFRAALNKKLAEDKVVGVGDLKKVYPLKDIDHNQVEEFQCIIHKQMVGVYISVWVRSHLLPYINHPSVSCVACGLLGCLGNKGSVSVRFMLHETSFCFVCSHLASGGKEGDAKQRNANAAEILSRSSFPRGPLHNLPRQILDHNNVIWLGDLNYRIHLPDYITWSLVEKKEWSVLLENDELKMELMKGHVFQGWNEEEINFPPTYKYNPNSEVYFGCDHKRKPQKIRAPAWCDRIIWCGKGLKQDQYNRGESRLSDHRPVRAIFAAEVDVCKGFESFQSF